One genomic segment of Bacteroidales bacterium includes these proteins:
- a CDS encoding T9SS type A sorting domain-containing protein translates to MKSFTISFLIIYSLINMALSSQSQNIFAYVNGDTVTLWETGAYRNCGAVYTMEINIIDHQIDWYQIDTGLAAFCLCTFDLSVTYGPLEPGSYNVNVYYNESYSPSDTIFEGTTSFTIGTDRCEVTSGIISQYQSDCYSGIGIVDPEDFENGNFRIYPVPVKDGELLYLEAFPTGGKAILEIFTLTGKLVYSKQYDGNQPILDRLLKDEIFPVPGLYLARLRTGDQVYIRKITVL, encoded by the coding sequence ATGAAATCATTCACAATCAGTTTTCTAATCATTTATTCGCTGATAAACATGGCCCTATCCTCACAATCTCAAAACATTTTTGCATATGTCAACGGGGATACAGTAACATTGTGGGAAACAGGAGCATACCGGAATTGTGGAGCTGTTTACACGATGGAGATAAATATAATTGATCATCAAATTGACTGGTACCAGATTGATACAGGATTGGCGGCGTTTTGCCTCTGCACCTTTGACCTTTCAGTAACTTACGGGCCGCTTGAACCCGGGTCTTATAATGTGAACGTGTATTATAACGAATCGTATTCCCCATCGGATACCATTTTTGAAGGAACAACAAGTTTTACTATCGGAACTGACAGGTGCGAAGTCACATCCGGCATTATTTCCCAATACCAGAGTGATTGTTATTCCGGAATAGGAATTGTGGATCCGGAAGATTTTGAAAACGGCAATTTCAGGATCTATCCTGTTCCTGTGAAAGATGGGGAACTGTTATACCTTGAAGCTTTTCCAACAGGAGGAAAGGCCATCCTGGAAATATTTACATTAACCGGAAAACTGGTTTATAGCAAGCAATATGATGGGAACCAGCCGATACTGGACCGATTGCTGAAGGATGAGATCTTCCCGGTACCCGGTTTATACCTGGCGAGATTGAGAACTGGTGATCAGGTTTATATAAGGAAAATTACTGTCTTATAA
- a CDS encoding LysR family transcriptional regulator: protein MGRLKPSKFEIFLNYKLWLSSVTGEGIIEEDKYKLLQIINEKGSLKAAADEMKISYRKAWGDLKKAESLLGYELIIRQRGGKSGGQSHLTDKAKKLLEAYDVLHMKMDDAVEKAYEEFKNKTSNLE, encoded by the coding sequence ATGGGTAGGTTAAAGCCTAGCAAATTCGAAATATTCCTGAATTATAAGTTGTGGTTATCTTCTGTGACAGGAGAAGGAATCATTGAGGAAGACAAGTATAAACTATTGCAGATAATCAATGAGAAAGGTTCCTTGAAAGCGGCGGCAGATGAAATGAAGATAAGTTACCGTAAAGCCTGGGGAGACCTGAAAAAAGCAGAGAGCTTATTGGGGTATGAACTGATTATCAGGCAACGTGGCGGGAAATCAGGGGGTCAGTCACATTTAACTGATAAAGCGAAAAAACTCCTGGAGGCTTACGATGTCCTTCATATGAAAATGGATGATGCTGTAGAGAAAGCTTACGAAGAGTTTAAAAATAAAACTAGTAATCTTGAATGA